A window from Diachasmimorpha longicaudata isolate KC_UGA_2023 chromosome 5, iyDiaLong2, whole genome shotgun sequence encodes these proteins:
- the LOC135162481 gene encoding RAC serine/threonine-protein kinase encodes MSVVASGSQQVVKEGWLQKRGEHIKNWRSRYFVLRDDGTLVGFKSKPDQQMAATAQPLNNFTVRGCQIMSVDRPKPFTFVIRGLQWTTVIERTFHVETEQEREDWVAAIRYVADRLATEEQHLQQPSMQISSSSEDVEMETTGGIRSDSGSSLGIMSTDGHGSIDELSAKFSVQGTSSSKSSGKKKVTLENFEFLKVLGKGTFGKVILCREKATGHLYAIKILRKEVIIRKDEVAHTLTENRVLRTTSHPFLISLKYSFQTADRLCFVMEYVNGGELFFHLSRSRVFGEDRTRFYGAEIISALGYLHSQGIIYRDLKLENLLLDKDGHIKIADFGLCKEDITYGRTTKTFCGTPEYLAPEVLEDNDYGRAVDWWGVGVVMYEMMCGRLPFYNRDHEKLFTLILLEDVKFPRTISNEAKDLLGGLLIKDPSRRLGGGPNDSKDIMSHAFFSSIDWSDLVQKKIAPPFKPQVTSETDTRYFDSEFTGESVELTPPDQGGVGSAGGLNSIAEEQEHFPQFSYQESHSAATSSISVSITH; translated from the exons ATGAGCGTCGTAGCGTCTGGCAGTCAACAAGTCGTGAAAGAAGGCTGGCTCCAGAAAAGAG GGGAACACATTAAAAATTGGAGATCGAGATATTTCGTACTTCGGGATGATGGAACACTTGTTGGATTTAAATCAAAACCTGATCAACAAATGGCAGCAACAGCACAACCACTTAATAATTTCACTGTACGGGGATGTCAGATCATGTCGGTTGATCGACCAAAACCCTTCACTTTTGTTATTCGGGGATTGCAGTGGACTACAGTTATCGAGAGGACATTTCACGTGGAGACTGAGCAGGAAAGAGAGGATTGGGTTGCAGCAATCAG GTACGTCGCGGATAGATTAGCAACTGAAGAACAACACTTACAACAACCATCGATGCAAATATCATCTTCATCCGAAGACGTTGAGATGGAAACAACTGGTGGTATAAGATCAGATTCTGGAAGTTCCCTCGGCATTATGTCGACCGATGGACATGGTAGTATAGACGAGCTCTCCGCCAAATTCAGTGTTCAGGGAACATCCAGTAGTAAAAGCAGTGGAAAGAAGAAAGTT ACTCTAGagaactttgaatttttaaaagttcTCGGTAAAGGTACATTTGGAAAGGTTATTTTGTGCCGTGAAAAAGCCACAGGTCATCTATATGCCATCAAAATATTAAGAAAAGAAGTCATCATTAGGAAAGACGAAGTTGCTCACACATTGACGGAGAATCGGGTATTACGAACTACCAGTCATCCTTTTTTAATA TCCCTCAAATACAGTTTCCAAACAGCAGATCGATTGTGTTTCGTCATGGAATACGTCAACGGCGGGGAactatttttccatttgaGTCGTTCACGAGTATTTGGAGAAGATAGAACGAGATTTTATGGGGCAGAAATTATATCAGCCCTCGGATATCTTCACTCACAGGGAATAATTTACCGTGATTTGAAACTTGAGAATTTGCTTCTCGATAAGGATGGACACATTAAAATCGCTGATTTTGGACTGTGCAAAGAAGACATTACATATG GAAGAACGACAAAAACTTTTTGTGGGACACCCGAGTATCTGGCACCGGAAGTACTTGAAGACAATGATTATGGACGAGCTGTAGACTGGTGGGGTGTCGGTGTTGTTATGTACGAAATGATGTGCGGACGTCTTCCATTTTACAATCGTGAtcatgagaaattatttacacTTATACTTCTCGAGGACGTCAAATTCCCACGGACTATTTCTAATGAGGCAAAAGATTTGCTTGGTG GTTTATTGATCAAAGATCCAAGTAGACGACTCGGTGGCGGTCCAAACGACTCTAAAGATATAATGAGCCATGcatttttctcatcaattGACTGGTCAGATCTTGTCCAGAAGAAGATAGCACCACCATTTAAGCCTCAAGTAACCTCTGAAACCGATACACGATACTTTGACAGTGAATTCACTGGTGAAAGTGTAGAATTAACTCCTCCAGATCAAGGAGGCGTAGGTAGTGCTGGTGGTTTGAACTCCATTGCTGAAGAGCAAGAACATTTTCCCCAATTCTCTTATCAAGAGAGTCATTCGGCTGCTACATCTTCCATTTCGGTGTCAATTACGCACTGA
- the LOC135162482 gene encoding acid phosphatase type 7, translating to MTSILVALLCLTSSTWAFVVKYQPEAVHLSFGDQIQDIVVTWSTKDDTKESLVEYGIGAFQFTAKGNSSLFVDEGKQKHHQYIHRVDLKNLIPGEKYMYHCGSNFGWSNIFYMTTPPASKTWTPQIVIFGDMGNENAQSLSRLQEETQRGLYDAAIHVGDFAYDMDSDEARVGDQFMKQIEGIAAYLPYMTVPGNHEEKYNFSNYRARFSMPGNSEGLWYSFNVGPVHFIAIDTEVYYFMNYGIKQLVKQFEWLDEDLRRANEPATRTERPWIVTFGHRPMYCSNANSDDCTNHESLVRVGLPFLNWFGLENLLYKHRVDLQLWAHEHSYERLFPMYNFKVMNGSYDKPYTNYKAPVHIVTGSAGCKEGREKFTPKRPHWSAYRSADYGYTRMKVFNKTHLYLEQVSDDKAGAVLDEVWLIKDTPVPQYPPN from the exons ATGACGTCAATATTGGTCGCTCTCTTGTGCTTGACAAGCTCTACATGGGCTTTTGTTGTCAAGTATCAACCCGAAGCTGTTCATCTGTCTTTTGGAG atcaAATTCAAGATATTGTTGTCACTTGGAGTACAAAAGATGATACCAAAGAATCCCTCGTCGAATATGGAATTGGGGCTTTTCAGTTCACTGCCAAAGGGAATTCTAGTCTGTTTGTTGACGAAGGAAAGCAGAAACATCATCAGTATATCCACAGAGTAGACTTGAAAAATCTTATACCAGGGGAGAAATACA TGTATCATTGTGGTAGCAATTTCGGCTGGTCCAATATATTCTACATGACAACTCCTCCAGCTTCAAAAACTTGGACTCCTCAGATAGTAATTTTTGGAGACATGGGCAATGAGAATGCCCAAAGTCTGTCGCGACTACAGGAGGAGACCCAACGCGGCCTCTATGATGCAGCGATCCATGTTGGTGATTTTGCATACGATATGGATAGCGATGAAGCGAGAGTTGGGGATCAGTTCATGAAACAAATCGAGGGGATCGCTGCCTACCTGCCTTATATGACAGTCCCCGGAAATCacgaggagaaatataattttagcAATTATAGAGCCCGGTTCTCCATGCCAGGAAACTCAGAGGGTCTTTGGTACAGCTTTAATGTAGGCCCGGTACATTTTATAGCCATTGATACTGAAgtttattatttcatgaattatGGGATTAAGCAATTGGTGAAACAGTTCGAGTGGCTCGATGAAGATCTAAGGAGGGCGAATGAACCAGCTACAAG AACTGAGAGACCATGGATTGTAACCTTTGGCCATCGTCCAATGTACTGCAGCAATGCAAACAGTGATGATTGTACCAATCATGAGTCTCTGGTGAGAGTTGGACTTCCATTTCTCAATTGGTTCGGTCTGGAAAATCTCCTCTATAAGCATCGTGTGGATCTCCAGTTGTGGGCTCATGAGCACAGCTATGAGAGGCTATTTCCCATGTACAACTTTAAAGTCATGAATGGCAGTTACGATAAACCCTACACAAACTACAAAGCACCTGTGCACATCGTTACAGGTTCAGCAGGTTGCAAAGAaggcagagaaaaatttaCACCAAAGAGACCTCATTGGTCGGCATATCGTAGTGCTGACTATGGTTATACCAGAATGAAAGTCTTTAACAAGACACATTTATATTTAGAACAA gTGTCCGACGACAAAGCTGGAGCGGTTCTCGATGAAGTTTGGCTGATCAAGGATACCCCAGTTCCCCAGTATCCTCCAAACTGA